In the Haloactinospora alba genome, TTGCCAGGCGTGATCTCGTCCTGCGAGAACAGTTCCACCCAACCAGTGGTATGTGGGTCCGCCACTCCATCTTCGATGAGTTGGCGTTTGATGTCTTCGCCTACCGAGTCCAGCTGGATGGCGACACCGTCGGGCATGCCGTCATCGGGCCAGGTGAGCCGAAGAGGTGCAGGATTTTGAGAGAACGCTCCCGGCGGCCTCCGGTTGTGGGAGGAGGAAGCGGCGGTGCTGTCTCGTGACGGACTCCTCCCGGAACTCTCTAGCTCACGCTGGATCACCTCGCCTACCAGCAGACGCGTGCTCTTATCAGTCAATGCCCTGCGGAGCCGTTGTGTGATGTGGTGTCTATACGCCCAGACCTCGAACTCTCCGATCAAGCTCTCCGTATCCAGCTTCCGAGAGGCTGGCCCTTGCTCGTGGAGGAAATCGACGATGCGGTCGTGATCGTCCCGGGAGAGGACGGATTGCGATAAAGCCCATCCCACATAGGTGAGAGTGGAGTGGGTGTGCGCGGTGGGTGACCCATAGCGTCCCCCATGATCGTTGAGCCATGTCTCCAGCTCTTCCCAGAGGCGGCGAATGACGACGTCATATCCCTCGGGAATCCCAGTTCCTGGTAATTTCAGGATCCTCCGAAGCGGGCGGTAGAAAGAGTGATTCCCTCGCCCTACCCCGGGAGCGCTGGTCATGCGGGAAGCCGCGAGCACGGTGGCGGCGAGGACTCCGACGAAGGGCGGGTGGCCTGGTCGTCCCTTATCGCGCCATCCCAACGTTCTCTCGAAGATGAGACCGAAGGGGTCGTTCCCATATATGACGGTACGCACCGCGGTCTCGAAGTCGGCCACTGGATCATGGGCGGAGGCATCGATCATGCCAGGAGGGCTGATCTCCCTTAGGAGATCGTCATCGACGAACAAGTAGACTGGCGTATGAGCCGCGGTCTCATTGAAGAAGTGCGTGGTGAGAAGGGCGTTCCAGTCTTCATAGTGCATTTGCTCCCCAAGCCCGGTACGCGTCAGTGAGCAGACGATATCGGACAAGAATGGGTCGTGGCACCACGATTCCTCAATTTGGATGCAATTCGGACTTTGGGTACGCTCAGCCTCAGCTTTCATGTGCTGACCAAATCCCAGTATCCTGAGGCACCCATCGCACGTCCTTGAGAGAGGGGAGCCCATCCTGTCACCCCTAGGAGGTCCGTTCGGTCGGGTGCTCTCGCTGTTCACTGGAGCAGGCGGACTCGATATTGGTCTTGAGCGCGCTGGTCTGTCCACGATCGCCGCATTGGAGACCGACGAGGACGCCAAAGCGGTGCTCAGAGACAATCGGCCGGGATGGAGGCTGGTGGGGGACGGCAACGTCGAGACCGCGGACCGTTGGCTAACGCCACGAGGCCTCGGCTTAGAGGTGGGAGAGCTGGAGGTGCTCGCCGGTGGCCCTCCATGCCAACCATTCTCCAAAGCTGCCCAATGGTCTTCGAGCGCTCGTGGCGGCATGATGGACCGCCGTTCCGCGTGTGTGTACGGTATGCTCTCTCTCTTGGAGACCTTCCTTCCACACGCGCTTTTGATCGAGAACGTCTCGGGCTTCCTCAACGGACGAGGGAGCGCAGGGCCGCTCATCAAGGAGAGGCTTCGCGGCATCAACGCTCGGCATGGAACCCATTATCAGTTGGCGTCCTCCGTTGTGGACGCGGCTGATCACGGGATTCCGCAACACAGACGTCGGGCGATCGCCATCGCCTACCGAGATGACGGGCTGGAGCCCCGTCTGCCAGAGCCCACGCACTCCGACGCCCCAGTCCGTGCTTGGGATGTGCTCGCGGATCTCTCCTCGGATGAGAAGCCCGAGCCTCACGGTCGTTGGGCAGGGCTACTGCCCTCGGTCCCGGAAGGACGCAACTACCTCTACTTGACCGCCCGCGGTGGTGGGGAGGAACTCTTCGGATGGCGTACGCGTTTCTGGTCCTTCCTTCTCAAGCTCGCGAAGGACCGGCCTTCCTGGACACTTCCTGCCTCTCCCGGCCCAAGTACTGGCCCCTTCCACTGGGAGAACAGACCTCTGTCCGTCTGGGAACAGATGCGTCTGCAGAGCTTCCCGGATGAATGGCACATTGACAGGCCCTTCCGGGTAGGGAGGCGACTCGTCGGTAACGCCACCCCGCCGCTTCTAGCCGAGCTACTGGGGCGCTGCCTCGTGCGTGATCTCGGTCTGGGTACTCCCGAGGCCCGATCGAGAACACTGCTGGAGCGACCAACATTGCTGTGGTCTCATCGCACGGATGTCCCACCACCATGCCCCCCTCTCCCCGTTCCAACTGAGTTTCGAGAGCACATTGGTTCACACGAGGCTCATCCTGGGGAGGGCCTTGGTCCTGCCCCGCGCGCGCCTCGCGTGACAGGGGAGACAGCGCGGACTTCCGCCTGATTCCCAAGGGGAGTGATCCTTGTCCAGTGAGTCCCGTCTTGGTTCCCACCACTGGTGCGTATGTGGATTCCCTCCTTCCGCGGCCATGGCTATATACGGGATCATGAGGAGAAACGACCGGCACGTGCCGCACGTGAGGACGGTTTCGCGGTGCCATTGTGGTTGGTGGGACAACTAGCAGGTCTCTCATATGACTAAACGGTATGTTTCCTACTCCGGCCGTTGCCGATGTCTCTCACTCAAGCAAGGGCCGCGGTGAGGGGGCGCCACCGATTTGATTCTTTCATGAAATCCCTGCCTCGGATGCGAATCAGTTTATGTGAAAGAGAATGAAAGTTCCGGGGCCGGATCGAAGGGTTTTTCTCGTTGGTCGTTTGTGTGAAATTTGGGAAAAAGTTCTTTCGTAATCCCTAGTCCTCGACATGGCGGGATGGGAACTATGAGAACTCGTGTTCAACGGGCGGGGTCGATCGCGATCGGCGCCCTGTTCGCCGGAGTCGCGGTAGCGGGCACGCCTGCGGCGTCCATGGCAACGGTCATGCCCCTTTCCGCGGAGTCCGCGGTGAGTGCTCCTAGCGGGCATGTCGGCCCCTTCGATAGCTACGCTGCGTGTGAGTATGTGCGGTCCTCGGACAGCCACAATACGATCGAGTGTTTCTACAGCGGGCGATCACCGGCGCCTTCCGGGGTGGCATTACTACGCGTTCTGAGGTTTTCGGTGACCGGTGCCGTGTCGCGGGAGTGGGTGC is a window encoding:
- a CDS encoding DNA cytosine methyltransferase, whose translation is MLSLFTGAGGLDIGLERAGLSTIAALETDEDAKAVLRDNRPGWRLVGDGNVETADRWLTPRGLGLEVGELEVLAGGPPCQPFSKAAQWSSSARGGMMDRRSACVYGMLSLLETFLPHALLIENVSGFLNGRGSAGPLIKERLRGINARHGTHYQLASSVVDAADHGIPQHRRRAIAIAYRDDGLEPRLPEPTHSDAPVRAWDVLADLSSDEKPEPHGRWAGLLPSVPEGRNYLYLTARGGGEELFGWRTRFWSFLLKLAKDRPSWTLPASPGPSTGPFHWENRPLSVWEQMRLQSFPDEWHIDRPFRVGRRLVGNATPPLLAELLGRCLVRDLGLGTPEARSRTLLERPTLLWSHRTDVPPPCPPLPVPTEFREHIGSHEAHPGEGLGPAPRAPRVTGETARTSA